In Oreochromis niloticus isolate F11D_XX linkage group LG18, O_niloticus_UMD_NMBU, whole genome shotgun sequence, one genomic interval encodes:
- the h2bk1 gene encoding histone H2B type 2-K1, producing MTNDASKKKGKSSTEKKAKRKAKRRETYAMYIYKVLKQVHPDTGISSRAMSIMNSFVNDLFERIATEASRLAQYNKRSTITSREVQTAVRLLLPGELAKHAVSEGTKAVTKYTSSK from the exons ATGACTAACGACGCATCCAAAAAGAAGGGGAAGAGTTCAACTGagaaaaaagccaaaagaaAAGCCAAAAGAAGAGAGACTTACGCGATGTACATCTATAAAGTTTTGAAACAG GTTCATCCGGACACGGGGATTTCGAGCAGAGCCATGAGCATCATGAACTCCTTCGTCAATGACCTGTTCGAGAGGATTGCCACAGAAGCGTCCCGCCTGGCTCAGTACAACAAGCGCTCCACCATCACCAGcagagaggtgcaaactgcggTGAGGCTGCTGCTGCCCGGGGAGCTGGCTAAACACGCCGTGTCTGAGGGAACCAAGGCCGTCACCAAGTACACCAGCTCCAAGTGA